The following are from one region of the Onthophagus taurus isolate NC unplaced genomic scaffold, IU_Otau_3.0 ScKx7SY_15, whole genome shotgun sequence genome:
- the LOC111422523 gene encoding uncharacterized protein, with protein sequence MACGSAKSFWMEFFEIFRDHKELWKVKSEKYKDKNERLKGYDILLKKYQEKDENATIDTLKKKINTIRTNYRRVLKKVKMSEKSGAASKDIYTPSLWYFDQLHYLRDQETPDVGISTLDIEEGEDAPEDSLEAESTQVTPSRPKKQKLSNERNEFLKKAVKYLDTLNDVAEMLGKVWASQYRKLSVEQQLYAKKHIDDILYHGRLSKLGPSPTPSITPLLFVSSSSYDSSSTTTSYMYEPMQIPCYTDISSLLSNTQYH encoded by the exons ATGGCTTGTGGAAGCGCGAAGTCCTTTTGGatggaattttttgaaatatttagagATCATAAGGAACTGTGGAAGGTTAAAAGCGAAAAATACAAGGATAAAAACGAACGGTTGAAGGgatatgatattttattaaaaaaatatcaggaaaaagatgaaaatgCAACTATAGAcactttaaagaaaaaaataaataccatCCGAACCAACTATCGACGTGTGTTAAAAAAGGTGAAGATGAGCGAAAAATCAGGGGCCGCATCGAAAGATATTTACACTCCGTCTTTATGGTATTTTGATCAACTACACTATCTTAGGGATCAAGAAACACCGGATGTTGGCATATCAACGTTAGATATTGAAGAAGGAGAAGAT gCACCAGAAGATTCATTGGAAGCCGAATCAACACAAGTAACTCCATCACGTCCAAAGAAACAAAAGTTGTCTaatgaaagaaatgaatttctAAAAAAGGCGGTTAAATATTTAGATACATTAAATGATGTAGCAGAAATGCTCGGTAAAGTTTGGGCGTCGCAATATAGAAAACTTTCCGTTGAGCAGCAACTGTATGCCAAGAAGCATATTGATGACATTCTGTATCATGGTCGCCTTTCAAAACTAGGTCCTTCGCCTACCCCATCAATCACACCATTGCTTTTCGTGAGCTCATCATCGTACGACTCAAGTTCAACCACTACGTCGTATATGTATGAACCAATGCAGA